A genome region from Allomeiothermus silvanus DSM 9946 includes the following:
- a CDS encoding type IV secretory system conjugative DNA transfer family protein — MNPRTHTDLPEAARAVSIRYGNPRQRRLAVFLAALGMLLAAAGVWGGWKAYTSFESTARPFLQAGWQLSPLDLLESPRNPRACLGNPACREAFFHRWQRATPPLVGLPFEGPGLYLSLLAVGLVLTLLGLLLAKLLESEQIGLESTLSQAFGGVALGVLGYSLPGLVGLAAPPWLESLLALAGLVLGVNARNRHRALYSALRARYADARELRRMTLTPANRALALPLARLSPDKGEPLIGSVPTPAKKELDHLLVVAPTRGGKGLHIRQTLWHWGGSAVVVDLKGDAYRETALRREELGGRCFLLDPEGYGSCYDPFSEMVRDESVASAAQLMMVSAQDKDPIFSERASYLMEAFIYLAQYRQESTTSLMYGLMSRGEDAVYLEFKRLKQQPPLPDRPRELLEKAIARFNFFYGSDKDDKFRASCYGTFSTRARPLVSEGVRAMTQRSDFTARDLIERPTTLYIRLSEENLDFTKGIVQILISTLTGQLTRTIDREQGGYARVPVLFVFDEAKRIPIPSIANGVSTWAGRNMYAAIYVQDMSQLEGTYGEGDAKTVLANTAQIFYLGNPNLETAQYVSQKLGRIEVPSYSYTAQRSKDGQSRSMSYNLREVDLLSVDDFLAGTNDEVVVFPRAARPVRAWRVLPPEEMRQYARAPEPPRIARSPDLPPEPIPTPPSPSPRPPSNPPGPASTQSSGLRKVLVWPGGAARFWEIPEEERLLFDFLTMDFIPDPLTQRVVDLGDLSRPFALVAPPEQKDRAEEHLRHNGVQIRQHLPPPVYGRLWLLGGQWKPSALQTAEEVLRRSLFPLRLPEKIDGLVGLKAPSEAYLPLPYPPEQQLNTWIGLLGYQPRVLWLDQPGGTAVLPHWRGPRISLMGRGPAEVPPTLQAALSQLRAMLR; from the coding sequence CCACCGCCCGGCCCTTCCTCCAGGCGGGCTGGCAGCTATCCCCCCTGGACCTGCTGGAATCCCCGCGAAACCCCCGGGCCTGCCTGGGCAACCCCGCCTGCCGGGAGGCGTTTTTCCACCGCTGGCAGCGGGCCACCCCGCCGCTGGTCGGTCTGCCCTTTGAAGGCCCCGGCCTGTACCTGAGCCTGCTGGCGGTGGGGTTGGTGCTGACGCTGCTGGGGCTGCTGCTGGCCAAGCTGCTCGAGAGCGAGCAGATCGGCCTGGAAAGCACCTTATCCCAGGCTTTCGGCGGGGTGGCCCTGGGAGTTTTGGGCTACAGCCTGCCGGGGCTGGTCGGCCTGGCCGCCCCACCCTGGCTGGAGAGCCTGCTGGCCCTGGCGGGGCTGGTGCTGGGGGTGAACGCCCGCAACCGCCACCGTGCGCTGTACAGCGCCCTGCGGGCTCGCTACGCCGACGCCCGGGAACTCCGGCGCATGACCCTCACCCCCGCCAACCGTGCCCTGGCCCTGCCGCTGGCCCGCCTCAGCCCCGACAAGGGGGAGCCGCTGATCGGCAGCGTGCCCACCCCCGCCAAGAAAGAACTCGACCACCTGCTGGTGGTGGCCCCCACCCGGGGCGGCAAGGGCCTGCATATCCGCCAGACCCTGTGGCACTGGGGGGGCAGCGCGGTGGTGGTGGACCTCAAGGGCGACGCCTACCGGGAGACGGCCCTGCGCCGGGAGGAGTTGGGCGGGCGCTGCTTCCTGCTCGACCCGGAGGGCTACGGCAGCTGCTACGACCCTTTTTCCGAGATGGTGCGCGATGAGAGCGTGGCCAGCGCCGCGCAGCTGATGATGGTCTCCGCGCAGGACAAGGACCCCATCTTTTCCGAGCGGGCCAGCTACCTGATGGAAGCCTTCATCTATTTGGCCCAGTACCGTCAGGAATCGACCACCAGCCTGATGTACGGGCTGATGAGCCGGGGGGAGGACGCGGTGTACCTGGAGTTCAAGCGCCTCAAGCAACAACCCCCCCTCCCTGACCGGCCCCGTGAGCTATTGGAGAAGGCCATCGCCCGCTTCAACTTCTTCTACGGCAGCGACAAGGACGACAAGTTCCGGGCCAGCTGCTACGGCACCTTCTCCACCCGGGCCCGTCCGCTGGTCTCCGAGGGGGTGCGGGCCATGACCCAGCGCAGCGACTTCACCGCCCGGGACCTGATCGAGCGCCCCACCACCCTCTACATCCGCCTCAGCGAGGAGAACCTCGATTTCACCAAGGGTATCGTGCAGATTCTCATCTCCACCCTGACCGGTCAGCTGACCCGCACCATCGACCGCGAGCAAGGCGGCTACGCCCGGGTTCCGGTGCTGTTCGTCTTCGACGAGGCCAAGCGCATCCCCATCCCCTCCATCGCCAACGGGGTCTCCACCTGGGCCGGACGCAACATGTACGCGGCCATCTACGTGCAGGACATGAGCCAGCTGGAAGGCACCTACGGCGAAGGCGACGCCAAGACGGTGCTGGCCAACACCGCGCAGATCTTCTACCTGGGCAACCCCAACCTGGAGACGGCCCAGTACGTCAGCCAGAAGCTGGGCCGCATCGAGGTGCCCAGCTACAGCTACACCGCGCAGCGTTCCAAGGACGGGCAGAGCCGCAGCATGAGCTACAACCTGCGGGAGGTGGACCTGCTCAGCGTGGACGACTTCCTGGCCGGGACCAACGACGAGGTGGTGGTCTTCCCCCGCGCCGCCCGTCCGGTGCGGGCCTGGCGGGTGCTCCCCCCGGAGGAGATGCGCCAGTACGCCCGGGCCCCCGAGCCGCCGCGCATCGCCCGCTCCCCCGATCTCCCGCCGGAGCCGATCCCCACCCCCCCTTCCCCGTCCCCACGACCGCCCTCCAACCCACCCGGCCCGGCGAGCACCCAGTCCTCCGGCCTGCGCAAAGTCCTGGTCTGGCCGGGTGGAGCGGCCCGCTTCTGGGAGATCCCCGAGGAAGAGCGGCTGCTGTTCGACTTTCTCACCATGGACTTTATCCCCGATCCCCTCACCCAGCGGGTGGTGGACCTGGGGGATCTCAGTCGCCCCTTCGCCCTGGTGGCTCCCCCCGAGCAGAAAGACCGCGCCGAGGAGCACCTGCGCCACAACGGCGTGCAGATCCGGCAGCACCTCCCTCCCCCCGTCTATGGCCGGTTGTGGCTCCTGGGCGGGCAGTGGAAGCCGTCGGCGCTACAGACCGCAGAGGAGGTTTTGCGCCGCTCGCTCTTCCCGTTGCGCTTGCCCGAGAAAATCGACGGCCTGGTCGGACTGAAGGCGCCCTCCGAAGCCTACCTGCCGCTGCCCTACCCGCCGGAGCAGCAACTCAACACCTGGATCGGCCTGCTGGGCTACCAGCCCCGGGTGCTGTGGCTCGACCAACCCGGAGGCACGGCGGTGTTGCCCCACTGGCGAGGCCCCCGCATCTCCCTGATGGGCCGCGGCCCGGCGGAAGTCCCCCCGACCCTACAGGCTGCCCTCAGCCAACTGCGCGCGATGTTGAGGTGA
- a CDS encoding AAA ATPase, producing MVPIDQLERILEVLPDWIAAEARTVKDSLEEIALDIGRIPHYWCGAPPPLAGSQPFSEADLANIQAKLSSRYQVSFREDGRVGIGGTLHRISAIKDRYKSLAGLTIRLARVVEGVADPVMPYLLQADGVLIIGPPGVGKTTFLRDVVRQYAQQIGPKVVVVDTSNEIGGEGLVPHPTLGSARRLQVPTPNYAIGETFQMMLARTYLEALANHGPQVIVGDEVGYPEDVAVVETIGKRGIKGIVTVHGRTLRDVLENPVLWPLIGRPDLPARRRQGRPVFSMALEVRGKGRFAVYPDLAGAIDTLLQGGQPEAVTLGATEQKPRYDFERYRKLIQAARDGNLPSLFLEGMLLDYFVLSQAARYALGDAGALEALERAYQIQQSAALP from the coding sequence ATGGTTCCGATTGATCAGCTCGAGCGCATTCTGGAGGTGCTGCCGGACTGGATCGCGGCGGAGGCCCGAACGGTCAAGGACTCCCTGGAGGAGATCGCCCTGGACATCGGGCGCATCCCCCACTACTGGTGCGGCGCACCGCCCCCGCTGGCCGGCAGCCAGCCCTTCAGCGAGGCCGACCTGGCCAACATTCAGGCCAAGCTCTCCAGCCGCTACCAGGTTTCCTTCCGTGAGGACGGACGGGTGGGGATCGGGGGGACGCTGCACCGCATCAGCGCCATCAAGGACCGCTACAAGTCCTTAGCCGGGCTGACCATCCGGCTGGCCCGGGTGGTGGAGGGGGTGGCCGATCCGGTGATGCCGTACCTGCTCCAGGCCGACGGGGTGCTGATCATCGGCCCGCCGGGGGTGGGCAAGACCACCTTTTTGCGCGACGTGGTGCGCCAGTACGCCCAGCAGATCGGCCCCAAGGTGGTGGTGGTCGATACCTCCAACGAGATCGGGGGGGAGGGGCTGGTGCCGCACCCCACCCTGGGCAGCGCCCGGCGCTTGCAGGTGCCCACCCCCAACTACGCCATCGGGGAGACCTTCCAGATGATGCTGGCCCGCACCTACCTGGAGGCGCTGGCCAACCACGGCCCCCAGGTCATCGTGGGCGACGAGGTGGGCTACCCCGAGGACGTGGCGGTGGTGGAGACCATCGGCAAGCGGGGCATCAAGGGGATCGTGACCGTGCACGGGCGGACCTTGCGGGACGTGCTGGAAAACCCGGTGCTGTGGCCGTTGATCGGGCGGCCCGACCTTCCGGCCCGTCGTCGGCAGGGCCGTCCGGTCTTTTCCATGGCCCTGGAGGTGCGGGGTAAAGGGCGCTTCGCGGTCTATCCCGACCTGGCCGGGGCCATCGACACGCTTTTGCAAGGCGGCCAGCCGGAGGCGGTGACCCTGGGCGCTACAGAACAGAAGCCCCGCTACGACTTCGAGCGCTACCGCAAGCTGATTCAGGCCGCACGGGACGGGAACCTGCCCAGCCTGTTCCTGGAAGGGATGCTGCTGGACTACTTCGTGCTCTCCCAGGCAGCCCGCTACGCGCTGGGGGACGCGGGGGCCCTGGAGGCGCTGGAACGGGCCTACCAGATCCAGCAGAGCGCGGCCCTACCCTGA